One part of the [Pantoea] beijingensis genome encodes these proteins:
- the cas1f gene encoding type I-F CRISPR-associated endonuclease Cas1f: MLAPSDLKTILHSKRANIYYLQYCRVLVNGGRVEYVTEQGKASLYWNIPIANTTVVMLGTGTSVTQAAMREFARAGVMVGFCGGGGTPLYAANEIEVEVTWLSPQSEYRPTEYLQNWVSFWFNENKRLQAAKLFQNIRLQQIKQHWLNSRMQRESLFSINTERLEALLKSCQEKIESCGTQNELMLQEAVMSKALYKLAAGAVNYGTFTRAKRGGGTDMANRFLDHGNYLAYGLAAVAAWVTGLPHGLAVLHGKTRRGGLVFDIADLIKDAMVMPQAFIAAMAGEDEQAFRERCISGFQRGDALDVMITTLQQTASALGLHE, from the coding sequence ATGCTGGCACCCTCAGATTTAAAAACGATCCTGCACTCTAAACGCGCAAATATTTATTATCTGCAATATTGCCGGGTTTTGGTGAATGGTGGCCGGGTAGAATATGTCACCGAACAGGGAAAAGCATCACTTTACTGGAATATCCCGATCGCCAATACCACGGTCGTGATGCTCGGTACCGGTACCTCGGTAACTCAAGCAGCAATGCGTGAGTTTGCGCGCGCGGGCGTGATGGTCGGGTTCTGCGGTGGGGGCGGCACACCGCTCTATGCAGCAAATGAAATAGAGGTTGAAGTGACCTGGCTCTCACCCCAAAGTGAATATCGGCCAACCGAGTATCTTCAGAACTGGGTGAGCTTCTGGTTTAATGAAAATAAACGCCTGCAGGCAGCGAAGTTATTCCAGAATATCCGGCTACAACAAATCAAGCAGCACTGGCTTAATAGCCGCATGCAGCGTGAATCACTATTTTCTATTAATACCGAGCGGCTGGAAGCATTGCTGAAAAGCTGTCAGGAAAAGATTGAAAGCTGCGGCACTCAAAATGAATTAATGCTGCAGGAAGCGGTAATGAGTAAAGCACTCTATAAGCTGGCGGCAGGGGCGGTAAACTATGGCACATTTACCCGTGCGAAGCGCGGCGGGGGGACGGATATGGCCAATCGTTTTCTCGACCACGGTAACTATCTGGCTTATGGCCTGGCGGCGGTGGCTGCCTGGGTGACGGGGTTACCGCACGGGCTTGCGGTATTACATGGTAAAACGCGACGCGGTGGATTAGTTTTTGATATTGCCGATCTGATCAAAGATGCCATGGTTATGCCACAGGCATTTATTGCTGCGATGGCGGGCGAAGATGAACAAGCGTTTCGTGAACGCTGTATTTCTGGTTTCCAGCGCGGAGATGCGCTCGATGTCATGATAACCACATTACAACAAACGGCATCTGCGTTAGGGCTACACGAATAA
- the lpdA gene encoding dihydrolipoyl dehydrogenase, whose protein sequence is MSTEIKAQVVVLGAGPAGYSAAFRAADLGLETVIVERYSTLGGVCLNVGCIPSKALLHVAKVIEEAKALEEHGIVFGQPTTDIDKIRTWKEKVINQLTGGLAGMAKGRKVTVVNGLGKFTGANTLEVEGENGKTVINFDNAIIAAGSRPIQLPFIPHDDPRVWDSTDALELKDVPERLLVMGGGIIGLEMGTVYHALGSQIDVVEMFDQVIPAADKDVVKVFTKRISKQFNLMLETKVTAVEAKEDGIYVTMEGKKAPAEPQRYDAVLVAIGRVPNGKNLDAGKAGVEVDDRGFIRTDKQMRTNVPHIYAIGDIVGQPMLAHKGVHEGHVAAEVIAGKKHYFDPKVIPSIAYTEPEVAWVGLTEKEAKEKGISVETSTFPWAASGRAIASDCADGMTKLIFDKETHRVIGGAIVGTNGGELLGEIGLAIEMGCDAEDIALTIHAHPTLHESVGLAAEIFEGSITDLPNPKAKKK, encoded by the coding sequence ATGAGTACAGAAATTAAAGCTCAGGTCGTGGTACTTGGGGCGGGCCCTGCAGGTTACTCTGCAGCCTTTCGCGCAGCGGATTTAGGTCTGGAGACCGTTATCGTTGAGCGTTACAGCACCCTTGGCGGTGTTTGTCTGAACGTCGGTTGTATTCCTTCAAAAGCGCTGTTGCACGTGGCGAAAGTGATTGAAGAAGCCAAAGCGCTGGAAGAACACGGTATCGTTTTTGGTCAGCCAACGACCGATATCGACAAAATTCGTACCTGGAAAGAAAAAGTCATCAACCAACTGACCGGTGGTCTGGCGGGAATGGCGAAGGGCCGCAAAGTGACAGTGGTCAACGGTCTGGGTAAATTCACCGGGGCGAACACCCTGGAAGTGGAAGGCGAAAACGGTAAAACCGTGATCAACTTCGACAACGCGATTATTGCGGCGGGCTCACGTCCGATTCAGCTGCCATTCATTCCTCATGATGACCCGCGCGTATGGGACTCTACCGATGCGCTGGAGCTGAAAGACGTGCCTGAGCGTCTGCTGGTGATGGGCGGCGGCATTATCGGCCTGGAAATGGGTACCGTTTATCACGCGCTGGGTTCACAGATTGACGTGGTAGAAATGTTTGATCAGGTTATTCCTGCGGCGGATAAAGATGTGGTGAAAGTGTTCACCAAACGTATCAGCAAACAGTTTAACCTGATGCTGGAAACCAAAGTGACGGCGGTAGAAGCCAAAGAAGATGGTATCTACGTTACGATGGAAGGCAAAAAAGCACCAGCAGAGCCACAGCGTTATGATGCGGTGCTGGTGGCGATTGGTCGCGTGCCGAACGGCAAAAACCTCGATGCCGGCAAAGCGGGCGTTGAAGTTGACGATCGCGGCTTTATCCGTACCGACAAGCAGATGCGTACCAACGTGCCGCACATCTATGCAATTGGTGACATCGTTGGTCAGCCAATGCTGGCACATAAAGGCGTGCATGAAGGCCACGTTGCCGCTGAAGTGATCGCGGGCAAAAAACACTACTTCGATCCGAAAGTGATCCCATCGATTGCGTATACTGAGCCGGAAGTTGCCTGGGTCGGTCTGACCGAGAAAGAAGCCAAAGAGAAAGGCATCAGCGTTGAGACCTCCACCTTCCCGTGGGCGGCATCAGGCCGTGCGATTGCCTCCGATTGCGCAGACGGTATGACCAAGCTGATTTTCGATAAAGAGACTCACCGTGTCATCGGTGGGGCGATTGTCGGTACGAACGGCGGCGAGCTGCTGGGTGAAATCGGTCTGGCTATCGAAATGGGCTGTGATGCGGAAGATATCGCGCTGACTATTCATGCGCACCCGACGCTGCATGAATCCGTTGGTCTGGCGGCTGAGATCTTTGAAGGCAGCATCACTGACCTGCCTAACCCGAAAGCGAAGAAGAAATAG
- the aceF gene encoding pyruvate dehydrogenase complex dihydrolipoyllysine-residue acetyltransferase: protein MAIEINVPDIGADEVEVTEILVKVGDKVEAEQSLITVEGDKASMEVPSPQAGVVKEIKVATGDKVETGKLIMIFESADGVADAAPAKAEEKKAEAAQSAAASSESKEVAVPDIGSDEVEVTEILVKVGDTVEAEQSLITVEGDKASMEVPAPFAGTVKAININTGDKVSTGSPIMTFEIAGSAPAASAKPEVKEEAAAAPAAAGGVKNVDVPDIGGDEVEVTEVMVKVGDKVTAEQSLITVEGDKASMEVPAPFAGTVKEIKINTGDKVKTGSLIMVFEVEGAAPAATEKKAEAAAPAKAEQKAAPASVPAAKASGSSEFAENDAYVHATPVIRRLAREFGVNLAKVKGTGRKGRILKEDVQAYVKDAVKRAESAPAASGGGLPGMLPWPKVDFSKFGEIEEVELGRIQKISGANLSRNWVMIPHVTHFDKTDITDLEAFRKQQNEEAAKRKLDVKFTPVVFIMKAVAAALEQMPRFNSSLSEDAQKLTLKKYINIGVAVDTPNGLVVPVFKDVNKKSITELSRELMAISKKARDGKLTAGEMQGGCFTISSLGGIGTTHFAPIVNAPEVAILGVSKSAMEPVWNGKEFTPRLMMPMSLSFDHRVIDGADGARFITIINNMLSDIRRLVM from the coding sequence ATGGCAATCGAAATCAACGTACCGGATATCGGTGCAGACGAAGTTGAAGTCACCGAAATTTTGGTGAAAGTGGGCGATAAAGTTGAAGCTGAACAGTCGCTGATCACCGTTGAAGGTGATAAGGCCTCAATGGAAGTCCCCTCGCCGCAAGCGGGCGTGGTGAAAGAGATTAAAGTGGCCACCGGTGACAAAGTGGAAACCGGCAAACTGATCATGATTTTCGAATCCGCCGACGGTGTAGCTGATGCTGCGCCTGCAAAGGCTGAAGAGAAAAAAGCAGAAGCGGCGCAATCTGCGGCAGCATCCAGCGAAAGCAAAGAAGTTGCGGTACCGGATATCGGTTCTGACGAAGTTGAAGTCACTGAGATCCTGGTCAAAGTGGGCGACACCGTTGAGGCTGAGCAATCACTGATCACCGTTGAAGGCGATAAAGCCTCAATGGAAGTGCCGGCACCGTTCGCCGGTACGGTCAAAGCGATCAACATCAATACCGGCGACAAAGTCAGCACCGGTTCCCCGATCATGACCTTTGAAATCGCAGGCTCTGCGCCAGCGGCGAGTGCGAAGCCGGAAGTGAAAGAAGAAGCGGCTGCGGCCCCTGCGGCTGCCGGCGGCGTGAAAAACGTCGACGTGCCGGATATCGGCGGTGATGAAGTTGAAGTCACCGAAGTGATGGTCAAAGTGGGCGACAAAGTGACTGCTGAACAGTCGCTGATCACCGTTGAAGGCGATAAAGCGTCAATGGAAGTGCCCGCACCTTTTGCCGGTACGGTAAAAGAGATCAAAATCAATACCGGCGACAAAGTGAAAACCGGCTCGCTGATTATGGTCTTCGAAGTGGAAGGCGCGGCACCGGCGGCGACGGAGAAGAAAGCCGAAGCGGCTGCACCAGCAAAAGCTGAGCAGAAAGCGGCGCCGGCTTCTGTACCTGCGGCAAAAGCGAGTGGCAGCAGCGAGTTTGCTGAGAACGATGCGTATGTTCACGCCACACCGGTGATCCGTCGTCTGGCGCGCGAGTTTGGCGTTAACCTGGCGAAGGTGAAAGGGACGGGTCGTAAAGGCCGTATCCTGAAAGAAGATGTGCAGGCTTACGTGAAAGACGCGGTAAAACGCGCCGAGTCTGCGCCTGCCGCCAGCGGCGGTGGATTGCCAGGCATGCTGCCGTGGCCGAAGGTTGATTTCAGCAAGTTTGGTGAAATTGAAGAAGTGGAGCTGGGCCGCATCCAGAAAATCTCTGGTGCTAACCTGAGCCGTAACTGGGTAATGATCCCGCACGTTACGCACTTCGATAAAACCGATATCACCGATCTGGAAGCCTTCCGTAAGCAGCAGAATGAAGAAGCCGCGAAGCGTAAGCTGGACGTGAAGTTCACTCCTGTGGTGTTCATCATGAAAGCCGTTGCTGCCGCGCTGGAGCAGATGCCGCGCTTTAACAGCTCGCTGTCTGAAGATGCGCAGAAGCTGACGCTGAAGAAATACATCAACATCGGCGTCGCGGTTGATACCCCGAATGGCTTGGTGGTTCCGGTATTCAAGGATGTGAACAAGAAGAGCATCACTGAACTGTCTCGCGAACTGATGGCCATCTCTAAAAAAGCGCGTGACGGTAAGCTGACCGCAGGCGAAATGCAGGGCGGATGCTTCACCATCTCCAGCCTGGGCGGTATCGGGACGACGCACTTCGCGCCGATCGTTAACGCACCAGAAGTGGCCATCCTCGGCGTCTCTAAGTCTGCCATGGAGCCGGTCTGGAACGGCAAAGAGTTCACGCCGCGCCTGATGATGCCAATGTCGCTCTCCTTCGACCACCGCGTTATCGACGGTGCCGATGGTGCGCGTTTCATCACCATTATCAACAATATGTTGTCTGATATTCGTCGTCTGGTGATGTAA
- the aceE gene encoding pyruvate dehydrogenase (acetyl-transferring), homodimeric type, producing the protein MSERLHNDVDPIETRDWLQAIESVIREEGVERAQYLIDQVLSEARKGGVKVAAGTGASQYINSIAVEDEPDYPGNTSLERRIRSAIRWNAIMTVLRASKKDLELGGHMSSFQSSATIYEVCFNHFFRARNDQDGGDLVYFQGHISPGIYARAFLEGRLTEEQMNNFRQEVHGKGLSSYPHPKLMPDFWQFPTVSMGLGPIGAIYQAKFLKYLEHRGLKNTAQQTVYAFLGDGEMDEPESKGAITIATREKLDNLCFIINCNLQRLDGPVTGNGKIINELEGIFGGAGWEVIKVIWGGRWDELLRKDTSGKLIQLMNETVDGDYQTFKSRDGAYVREHFFGKYPETAALVKELSDDEIWALNRGGHDPKKIYAALKKAQDTKGKPVVILAHTIKGYGMGDTAEGKNIAHQVKKMNMDGVRYIRDRFNVPVDDANIEKLPYITFEKGSEEYNYLHGQREKLGGYLPTRQAQFSEKLEMPTLDDFKSLLDEQNKEISTTIAFVRALNVMLKNPSIKDRLVPIIADEARTFGMEGLFRQIGIYSPNGQQYTPQDREQVAYYKEDEKGQILQEGINELGAGASWLAAATSYSTNNLPMIPFYIYYSMFGFQRIGDLCWAAGDQQARGFLVGGTSGRTTLNGEGLQHEDGHSHIQSLTIPNCISYDPAYAYEVAVIMHDGLVRMYGDAQENIYYYITTLNENYHMPAMPQGAEEGIRKGIYKLESVEGSKGKVQLLGSGSILRHVREAAQILAKDYGVGSDVYSVTSFTELARDGQDCERWNMLHPLETPRVPYIAQVMNNAPAVASTDYMKLFAEQVRTYVPADDYRVLGTDGFGRSDSRENLRHHFEVDASYVVVAALGELAKRGEIDKKVVAEAITKFNIDADKVNPRLA; encoded by the coding sequence ATGTCAGAACGTTTACACAATGACGTGGATCCGATTGAAACTCGCGACTGGCTACAGGCGATCGAATCGGTCATCCGTGAAGAAGGTGTTGAGCGCGCACAATATCTGATCGATCAGGTATTGAGCGAAGCCCGCAAAGGCGGCGTGAAGGTAGCGGCAGGCACAGGTGCCAGCCAGTATATCAACTCCATTGCCGTTGAAGACGAGCCGGATTATCCAGGCAACACTTCTCTCGAACGTCGTATCCGTTCCGCAATTCGCTGGAACGCCATCATGACCGTTCTGCGCGCATCGAAAAAGGATCTGGAACTGGGCGGCCATATGTCCTCTTTCCAGTCTTCCGCAACGATCTATGAAGTGTGTTTCAACCACTTCTTCCGCGCGCGCAATGATCAAGACGGTGGGGATCTGGTTTACTTCCAGGGCCATATTTCTCCAGGCATTTACGCACGTGCTTTCCTTGAAGGTCGTCTGACCGAAGAGCAGATGAACAATTTCCGTCAGGAAGTTCATGGTAAAGGTCTGTCTTCTTATCCGCATCCAAAACTGATGCCTGATTTCTGGCAGTTCCCGACCGTTTCTATGGGGCTGGGTCCGATTGGCGCGATCTATCAGGCGAAATTCCTGAAGTATCTTGAGCACCGTGGGCTGAAAAACACCGCGCAGCAAACCGTTTACGCCTTCCTCGGCGACGGTGAGATGGATGAGCCAGAATCGAAAGGGGCGATCACTATCGCCACCCGTGAAAAACTGGATAACCTCTGCTTCATCATCAACTGTAACCTGCAGCGCCTGGATGGTCCGGTCACCGGTAACGGCAAAATCATCAACGAGCTGGAAGGCATCTTTGGTGGCGCAGGTTGGGAAGTGATCAAAGTGATCTGGGGTGGACGTTGGGATGAGCTGCTGCGTAAAGATACCAGCGGTAAACTGATCCAACTGATGAATGAAACCGTTGACGGTGACTATCAGACCTTTAAATCGCGTGATGGCGCTTACGTCCGTGAACACTTCTTCGGCAAATATCCGGAAACCGCCGCGCTGGTGAAAGAGTTGAGCGATGATGAGATTTGGGCGCTGAATCGCGGCGGCCACGATCCGAAGAAAATCTACGCGGCGCTGAAAAAAGCGCAGGATACCAAAGGCAAACCTGTGGTGATCCTGGCACATACCATCAAAGGCTATGGTATGGGTGACACCGCGGAAGGTAAAAACATCGCGCACCAAGTGAAGAAAATGAACATGGATGGCGTCCGCTACATCCGCGATCGTTTTAACGTGCCGGTTGACGATGCCAATATCGAAAAACTGCCGTATATCACCTTTGAAAAAGGTTCTGAAGAGTATAACTACCTGCACGGTCAGCGTGAGAAGTTGGGTGGCTACCTGCCAACGCGCCAGGCGCAGTTCAGCGAGAAGCTGGAAATGCCGACGCTGGACGATTTCAAATCGCTGCTGGACGAGCAGAACAAAGAAATCTCTACCACCATCGCTTTCGTACGTGCCCTGAACGTGATGCTGAAAAATCCATCGATCAAAGATCGCCTGGTGCCAATCATTGCTGACGAAGCGCGTACTTTCGGTATGGAAGGTCTGTTCCGTCAAATCGGTATCTACAGCCCGAACGGTCAGCAATATACGCCGCAGGACCGCGAGCAGGTTGCGTACTATAAAGAAGACGAAAAAGGGCAGATTCTGCAGGAAGGGATCAACGAACTGGGCGCAGGCGCATCCTGGCTGGCGGCGGCAACGTCTTACAGCACCAACAACCTGCCGATGATCCCGTTCTATATCTACTACTCTATGTTCGGGTTCCAGCGTATCGGCGACCTGTGCTGGGCAGCGGGCGATCAGCAAGCGCGTGGCTTCCTGGTCGGCGGGACTTCTGGCCGTACCACACTGAACGGCGAAGGTTTGCAGCACGAAGATGGTCACAGCCATATTCAGTCACTGACTATTCCGAACTGTATCTCTTACGATCCGGCTTACGCTTACGAAGTGGCTGTCATCATGCATGACGGTCTGGTGCGTATGTACGGCGATGCGCAGGAGAATATTTACTACTACATCACCACGCTGAACGAAAACTACCACATGCCTGCGATGCCGCAGGGTGCGGAAGAGGGTATCCGTAAGGGTATCTATAAACTGGAAAGCGTTGAAGGTAGCAAAGGTAAGGTTCAGCTGCTGGGCTCGGGCTCTATCCTGCGCCACGTGCGTGAAGCCGCGCAGATCCTGGCGAAAGACTATGGCGTAGGTTCTGATGTGTATAGCGTCACCTCCTTCACTGAACTGGCGCGTGATGGCCAGGACTGCGAGCGCTGGAATATGCTGCATCCGCTGGAAACCCCACGCGTTCCGTACATTGCCCAGGTGATGAACAACGCGCCGGCTGTGGCATCGACTGACTATATGAAACTGTTCGCCGAGCAGGTTCGTACTTACGTACCTGCTGATGATTATCGCGTACTGGGTACCGATGGCTTTGGCCGTTCCGATAGCCGTGAAAACCTGCGTCACCACTTCGAAGTGGACGCATCTTACGTGGTTGTGGCAGCGCTGGGCGAACTGGCCAAACGCGGCGAAATCGATAAGAAAGTGGTTGCGGAAGCCATCACTAAATTCAATATCGATGCCGATAAAGTTAACCCGCGTCTGGCATAA